DNA from Pichia kudriavzevii chromosome 5, complete sequence:
TGGCGCCAGGGTCCTTGGCACGGCTTCCACTCTGTGAACGGCTACCGTCACAGATACGGGTGCCTGTGCTACTCCTCTATGGTGAGGAGGACTGGATGGACAAGATGGCCGGGTACAAATTGGCACAGGACATTAACACGTATGGTGGGCAAGCCAAATATAGGGTTGTACGTAATGGGGGGCACCATCTCTATGTGGACAATCCGGACGAGTTTGCCAAGCAGGTTGTGCAGTTCATCAGAGAAAGAGGGAGTCTAGAGTGACAATAACGGTAGGAATAATGATAGCAATAGCAATAGCAATAACGGTAGGAATAATGATAGCAATAGCAACAACACTTGTATTCCCAATTATGGACCTCACTACACCCACTTACAACACTGCGACTCGTGGCGCCGCAACACGCTGCGGCGTTGTGTTTGAGAATTGTTCCTTCTCTGTTGTGCATGCGAATTaaagaatggaaaaattcaatacGGGACAGGGCGGCTTCTTCCCCCCGCCCCCCTTTAATTGTGAGAACCGAGTGGGCAATGCACATCATGCATTGTTTCGATTAATTTACAGATGAAGGAAGACACCAACCTGTTGAAAGTGCTACACTGCCGTACCCCCTCCCCTTCGTCTACTCAAAAACATCACAGACAGTACAATGCAACGGATACTTGGTACCAAGGCCTTTGGATGGCAGGACGACATGCTCTTCTGTCCGCTCGTGCTGGACGCTTTGAACGTCTTGGAGCCGGGCTCGGCGCCTTTGTTGTCTGCATCGTCAGGGACAACAACGGCCACAGCAACGGCCACGGCTACTAGTACAACCACCACTTCTGCAGTAGCTGCTACGAGGGATGGATGCTTGAGTGCAAACACTACTGTTGCCGCCAGTGTGGCCAGGTCGGCAGTCCACACGCCCAGACCAAAGAAGGTCTTGGACATTGTCAACCCACATACAGGACTCCGTGTCTCGTCTCCGAAACCGCTGTAACGGCACCAACACTATATTGTTAGGTCCATGGTTGCAGTGGCAGTGGCACGGACACGGACACGGACACGACCACAGCAGCACTTTGGTTACTCCGACTCTACTCTTATACTTACTtcatatacatatatacCCCTCAGTATAGTCCAATAAGAGATACAAACAGTACACTACATTTTCTATCTTGTTGTAgtgctgttgctgttgttgttgttgttgtagtgCTCTTCTTGTAGTGCTGTTCCATACAATGTAATTTTGCCTCGCCACTGCATCATTTTTTCCTGTCGCATCTACCAGGACACTCTATTGGCAAAAGAGACATTGACGCCGTGGTAAGTACACGCCAAGGAAACCAGCCCCTGTAGATATACAGATACACCAGTTACCAGTGTCCACTGTTGCCCAATAGCTTAGTTTGCACCATTGACAGGCGCCGACACTGGGAAGAGCAGTTTGTGCAGCGACACCGATGGACTACCACGACTTCTCTGACGATAACAACCCGTTTGTCGGGTCTAACCATTTCTACTCAAACGGATTTGTCGATATGGATATGGAGAGCGACGCCATGGCGCACGATGGCCTTCATCCGGAGAGCTCCGATAACGACGATATTGTTGA
Protein-coding regions in this window:
- a CDS encoding uncharacterized protein (PKUD0E04045); protein product: MQRILGTKAFGWQDDMLFCPLVLDALNVLEPGSAPLLSASSGTTTATATATATSTTTTSAVAATRDGCLSANTTVAASVARSAVHTPRPKKVLDIVNPHTGLRVSSPKPL